One window of Aquipuribacter sp. SD81 genomic DNA carries:
- the rpsO gene encoding 30S ribosomal protein S15 — MPLDSATKQQIIAEYGSSPTDTGSPEVQVAMLTRRISDLTEHLKVHAHDHHTRRGLLLLVGQRRRMLQYLQRTDISRYRSLIERLGLRR, encoded by the coding sequence GTGCCCCTCGACTCTGCCACCAAGCAGCAGATCATCGCCGAGTACGGCTCGTCGCCGACCGACACCGGTTCGCCGGAGGTCCAGGTCGCGATGCTGACCCGCCGCATCAGCGACCTCACCGAGCACCTCAAGGTGCACGCCCACGACCACCACACCCGCCGGGGGCTGCTGCTCCTGGTCGGCCAGCGCCGTCGCATGCTGCAGTACCTGCAGCGCACGGACATCAGCCGCTACCGCTCGCTCATCGAGCGCCTCGGTCTGCGCCGCTGA
- a CDS encoding glycosyltransferase, giving the protein MSGRDARVRVVGVVVPARDEERLLGRCLRALGDAVRLLTVERPDVRARVVVVLDGCLDDSAGVVARAPWPEGADRPVVLTTRPRGVGAARAAGAADALEAARTAGVEDHETWLAGTDADSAVPPQWLLAQVAAAERGADAWVGTVVLPGGGLSGLWGAQQEHREGHAHVHGANLGVRASAYLAAGGYPPLSSGEDVALVDGLAGTGARLVRTARWPVLTSDRLVGRAPDGVAADLRELSLETDGAA; this is encoded by the coding sequence GTGAGCGGGCGGGACGCTCGGGTGCGCGTCGTCGGCGTCGTCGTGCCGGCGCGCGACGAGGAGCGGCTGCTCGGCCGCTGCCTCCGCGCGCTCGGCGACGCGGTCCGGCTCCTCACCGTCGAGCGGCCCGACGTCCGTGCCCGGGTCGTCGTCGTGCTCGACGGGTGCCTCGACGACAGCGCCGGGGTGGTGGCCCGCGCCCCGTGGCCCGAGGGCGCGGACCGGCCCGTGGTCCTCACCACCCGGCCCCGCGGGGTGGGTGCCGCGCGCGCGGCCGGGGCCGCCGACGCGCTCGAGGCGGCCAGGACGGCGGGCGTCGAGGACCACGAGACGTGGCTCGCGGGCACCGACGCCGACTCCGCGGTACCGCCGCAGTGGCTCCTCGCGCAGGTCGCGGCCGCCGAGCGGGGCGCCGACGCGTGGGTCGGCACGGTCGTGCTGCCCGGCGGCGGGCTCTCGGGTCTCTGGGGTGCGCAGCAGGAGCACCGGGAGGGGCACGCCCACGTGCACGGGGCCAACCTCGGTGTCCGCGCCAGCGCCTACCTCGCCGCGGGCGGGTACCCGCCGCTGTCCTCCGGCGAGGACGTCGCCCTCGTCGACGGCCTCGCCGGCACGGGTGCCCGGCTGGTGCGCACCGCCCGGTGGCCCGTCCTCACCTCCGACCGCCTGGTCGGCCGCGCGCCGGACGGGGTCGCCGCAGACCTCCGCGAGCTCTCGCTCGAGACCGACGGGGCGGCCTGA
- a CDS encoding class I SAM-dependent DNA methyltransferase, whose protein sequence is MTLPPEYFARLWRDDDDPWRIADRWYERRKRDLVLAALPRERFGHALEVGCAAGHLTERLAARCDRVLACDVDATAVGLTRARVAGVAPHVAVEQRRLPGQWPGGRFDLVVVSEVGYYLGADDLAELAGRSTDALASDGVLLACHWRHPAPDYPLDAEAVHAGLGATGLRQVAHHEEPDLLLDVWTAGEPSVARAEGWLS, encoded by the coding sequence GTGACGCTGCCGCCGGAGTACTTCGCCCGGCTGTGGCGCGACGACGACGACCCGTGGCGGATCGCCGACCGCTGGTACGAGCGGCGCAAGCGCGACCTCGTGCTCGCCGCCCTGCCCCGCGAGCGGTTCGGGCACGCGCTGGAGGTCGGCTGCGCGGCCGGTCACCTCACCGAGCGGCTGGCGGCCCGCTGCGACCGGGTGCTCGCGTGCGACGTCGACGCCACCGCCGTCGGGCTCACCCGCGCCCGCGTGGCCGGCGTCGCGCCGCACGTCGCGGTCGAGCAGCGCCGGCTGCCCGGGCAGTGGCCCGGTGGCCGCTTCGACCTCGTCGTCGTGTCCGAGGTCGGCTACTACCTCGGCGCCGACGACCTCGCGGAGCTGGCCGGGCGCAGCACCGATGCGCTCGCGTCCGACGGGGTCCTGCTCGCCTGCCACTGGCGGCACCCCGCGCCGGACTACCCGCTCGACGCCGAGGCGGTGCACGCCGGGCTCGGCGCGACCGGGCTCCGGCAGGTCGCGCACCACGAGGAGCCCGACCTCCTGCTCGACGTGTGGACCGCGGGGGAACCGTCGGTGGCCCGGGCCGAGGGCTGGCTCTCGTGA
- a CDS encoding PIG-L deacetylase family protein, with amino-acid sequence MSQVIAGAGTPETHWRPWLAGLAAPTAVPPATPPGRAPRVLVLVAHPDDEVLGAGGLLHGLARRGWRVDVVWATDGEASHPGSTVVSGAELARRRREESVQARDVLGLDGTTTWLALPDSGLLGREADVAAAADRALQDGGVDLVLAPWREDGHPDHEVCGRAAARAAARHGVPLWEVPIWAWHWGTADVLAPRWSHAHLVALDEATRTVKAAAVAQFVTQVRPLGPAAADRAVLPPEVLARFARDVELVLVTPAVPS; translated from the coding sequence GTGAGCCAGGTCATCGCCGGCGCCGGCACGCCGGAGACCCACTGGCGGCCGTGGCTGGCCGGGCTCGCCGCACCCACGGCCGTGCCGCCCGCGACCCCGCCCGGACGGGCGCCGCGCGTCCTCGTCCTCGTCGCCCACCCGGACGACGAGGTGCTGGGGGCGGGAGGCCTGCTGCACGGCCTGGCCCGACGCGGCTGGCGGGTCGACGTGGTGTGGGCCACCGACGGGGAGGCCTCCCACCCCGGCAGCACGGTCGTGTCCGGCGCCGAGCTGGCGCGGCGGCGCCGCGAGGAGTCCGTGCAGGCCCGCGACGTGCTCGGGCTCGACGGCACCACCACGTGGCTCGCCCTGCCCGACTCCGGCCTGCTCGGGCGCGAGGCGGACGTCGCGGCGGCCGCCGACCGCGCGCTGCAGGACGGCGGCGTCGACCTCGTCCTCGCCCCCTGGCGCGAGGACGGCCACCCCGACCACGAGGTCTGCGGACGGGCGGCGGCGCGAGCCGCCGCCCGTCACGGCGTGCCGCTGTGGGAGGTGCCGATCTGGGCGTGGCACTGGGGGACGGCCGACGTGCTCGCCCCCCGGTGGTCGCACGCCCACCTCGTCGCCCTCGACGAGGCGACCCGGACCGTCAAGGCCGCGGCGGTCGCGCAGTTCGTCACACAGGTCCGCCCCCTCGGGCCCGCCGCCGCGGACCGCGCCGTGCTCCCGCCGGAGGTGCTGGCCCGCTTCGCGCGCGACGTCGAGCTCGTCCTCGTCACGCCGGCGGTGCCGTCGTGA
- a CDS encoding acyl-CoA dehydrogenase, whose amino-acid sequence MDDVTVTTGARVRDLLDTGRLDLPLPGRGRTALRLARLRELGEDDLVVARLAEAHTDALHILTDLADPPVDGRVPGGGLLDGADRHLWGVWAADPPGASLRAEHDPASGRWSVSGPKPWCSGATTCDRALVTAHAHDGYRLLALDPRHPGVTVRPSAWAGPGMAGSDTRDLHLDTVAAEPVGAPGAYLDRTGFWWGAAGVAAVWLGGARRVARTLHRVAARHRSDLALASLARVDAAQHAAWATLLVVADLADRASGPGPGHAAGREDGREDGDGVEVGTGAARLAAARARAAVETAVEVTLLETARTCGPGPLATDAEHARAVADLTVYVRQSHGDRDLAVLGGLVLDARDEA is encoded by the coding sequence GTGGACGACGTGACGGTGACGACCGGGGCGCGGGTCCGGGACCTGCTCGACACGGGGCGGCTCGACCTGCCTCTGCCCGGCCGGGGCCGCACCGCCCTGCGCCTCGCCCGGCTGCGGGAGCTGGGCGAGGACGACCTCGTCGTCGCGCGTCTCGCCGAGGCCCACACCGACGCGCTCCACATCCTCACCGACCTCGCCGACCCCCCCGTCGACGGCCGGGTGCCGGGTGGGGGGCTGCTCGACGGCGCGGACCGTCACCTGTGGGGCGTGTGGGCCGCGGACCCGCCGGGGGCGTCGCTGCGCGCCGAGCATGACCCGGCGAGCGGGCGCTGGTCGGTGAGCGGCCCGAAGCCGTGGTGCAGCGGCGCGACCACCTGCGACCGCGCGCTCGTGACCGCCCACGCCCACGACGGCTACCGCCTCCTCGCGCTCGACCCCCGTCACCCGGGCGTCACCGTCAGGCCGTCGGCGTGGGCGGGACCCGGCATGGCCGGCTCCGACACGCGCGACCTCCACCTCGACACCGTCGCCGCCGAGCCCGTCGGCGCCCCCGGCGCGTACCTCGACCGGACCGGCTTCTGGTGGGGGGCGGCCGGCGTGGCCGCCGTGTGGCTCGGCGGTGCGCGGCGGGTGGCCCGCACGCTGCACCGCGTCGCCGCGCGGCACCGCAGCGACCTCGCCCTCGCCTCGCTCGCCCGGGTCGACGCCGCCCAGCACGCCGCGTGGGCGACGCTGCTCGTCGTCGCCGACCTCGCCGACCGCGCGAGCGGACCCGGGCCCGGGCACGCAGCCGGGCGCGAGGACGGGCGCGAGGACGGTGACGGCGTAGAGGTCGGCACCGGTGCGGCGCGCCTCGCGGCCGCCCGCGCCCGCGCGGCGGTGGAGACCGCGGTCGAGGTCACGCTGCTGGAGACCGCCCGCACGTGCGGTCCCGGCCCGCTCGCGACGGACGCCGAGCACGCGCGGGCCGTCGCCGACCTCACCGTGTACGTGCGCCAGTCCCACGGCGACCGCGACCTCGCGGTGCTCGGCGGGCTGGTGCTCGACGCCCGGGACGAGGCGTGA
- a CDS encoding bifunctional riboflavin kinase/FAD synthetase, giving the protein MRVWRSLEELRGDGPARAVVTVGNFDGVHRGHRAVLDRVRAEAETRGAEARAVTFEPHPLHVLRPDVAPPLVTGPTQRVELLGTTGLDGLLVQRFDLQLAAQSPEQWVRETLVEGLGAVCVVIGVDVRFGHRNAGDLATLRELGQRHGFDVVALEDVAGPAGRRWSSSWVRTCLAEGGVREAADVLGRLHRLDGVVVHGDHRGRELGYPTANLSPEPGATEGLVPADGVYAGWLTVEPDSDDAPGERLPTAVSIGTNPQFDGTQRRVEAYVLDRGPDGFDLYGRAVRVELVERLRPTVRFESVTALTDQMALDVDRTRELLAARPATGANPAGR; this is encoded by the coding sequence GTGCGCGTGTGGCGGTCGCTGGAGGAGCTGCGTGGCGACGGTCCCGCCCGGGCCGTCGTGACGGTCGGCAACTTCGACGGCGTCCACCGCGGTCACCGCGCCGTCCTCGACCGGGTGCGCGCCGAGGCGGAGACGAGGGGCGCCGAGGCCCGTGCCGTCACGTTCGAGCCGCACCCGCTGCACGTGCTGCGCCCCGACGTCGCCCCGCCGCTGGTCACCGGACCGACCCAGCGCGTCGAGCTGCTCGGCACGACCGGCCTGGACGGCCTGCTCGTGCAGCGCTTCGACCTGCAGCTGGCCGCGCAGTCGCCCGAGCAGTGGGTCCGCGAGACGCTCGTCGAGGGCCTCGGCGCGGTGTGCGTCGTCATCGGCGTCGACGTCCGCTTCGGGCACCGCAACGCGGGCGACCTCGCCACGCTGCGGGAGCTCGGGCAGCGCCACGGCTTCGACGTCGTCGCCCTGGAGGACGTCGCCGGCCCCGCCGGGCGGCGCTGGTCGTCGAGCTGGGTGCGCACGTGCCTCGCCGAGGGCGGGGTGCGCGAGGCCGCCGACGTGCTCGGTCGCCTCCACCGCCTCGACGGCGTCGTCGTCCACGGCGACCACCGCGGCCGCGAGCTCGGCTACCCGACGGCGAACCTGTCGCCCGAGCCGGGCGCCACCGAGGGGCTCGTCCCCGCCGACGGCGTGTACGCCGGCTGGCTGACCGTCGAGCCCGACAGCGACGACGCTCCCGGCGAGCGGCTGCCGACCGCCGTCTCCATCGGCACGAACCCGCAGTTCGACGGTACGCAGCGGCGCGTGGAGGCGTACGTGCTCGACCGCGGCCCCGACGGCTTCGACCTGTACGGCCGGGCCGTCCGCGTCGAGCTCGTCGAGCGGCTGCGACCGACGGTCCGCTTCGAGTCCGTGACCGCGCTCACCGACCAGATGGCGCTCGACGTCGACCGCACCCGCGAGCTGCTCGCGGCGCGTCCGGCCACCGGCGCGAACCCCGCCGGCCGCTGA
- a CDS encoding SRPBCC family protein: MPIVTARDVAAPAARVHDLLTDVDAWRLWSPHVVSVEPLGGSSPQRVGDGWRGRVRPFFGPATTMAVTEVRPDGGYSWATRALWHRLVYDLVVEPVGESDCRLSFGARVHGPLGPVLERVVGRLSAFGQRRRAERLALLAEGWQRVGA, translated from the coding sequence GTGCCCATCGTCACCGCCCGCGACGTCGCCGCACCCGCCGCCCGCGTCCACGACCTGCTCACCGACGTCGACGCCTGGCGGCTGTGGAGCCCGCACGTGGTGTCGGTGGAGCCGCTCGGCGGCTCCTCGCCGCAGCGTGTGGGCGACGGCTGGCGCGGACGGGTGCGGCCGTTCTTCGGGCCCGCGACGACGATGGCCGTCACCGAGGTGCGCCCGGACGGCGGGTACTCGTGGGCGACCCGGGCACTGTGGCACCGACTCGTCTACGACCTGGTGGTCGAGCCGGTCGGCGAGTCCGACTGCCGGCTGTCGTTCGGGGCGCGGGTGCACGGGCCGCTGGGTCCGGTGCTCGAGCGTGTCGTCGGTCGGCTGTCGGCCTTCGGGCAGCGCCGCCGGGCCGAGCGCCTGGCGCTGCTCGCCGAGGGCTGGCAGCGCGTCGGCGCCTGA
- a CDS encoding CGNR zinc finger domain-containing protein, with amino-acid sequence MVFAHDAEEALLSAAALVNTLGLGAEAASEDTDRLEDPADLDAFVAEWRFTGGRASGTGAVEAELAEVRALREELRRLWTTEDDEELVAGVNRLLADGGARPRLVRHDGWDWHLHATEAEQPLGTRIAVEAAMALVDVVRSGETARLKVCSAEDCDNLHVDLSKNRSRRYCDAGCGNRANVAAYRARQAAGE; translated from the coding sequence ATGGTCTTCGCCCATGACGCCGAGGAGGCCCTGCTGTCGGCGGCGGCGCTCGTCAACACGCTCGGCCTGGGGGCGGAGGCGGCGTCGGAGGACACCGACCGGCTCGAGGACCCGGCCGACCTCGACGCCTTCGTGGCCGAGTGGCGCTTCACCGGCGGCCGGGCGTCCGGCACGGGTGCGGTCGAGGCGGAGCTCGCGGAGGTGCGGGCGCTCCGCGAGGAGCTGCGGCGGCTGTGGACGACCGAGGACGACGAGGAGCTGGTGGCGGGAGTCAACCGGCTCCTGGCCGACGGGGGCGCCCGTCCCCGCCTGGTGCGGCACGACGGCTGGGACTGGCACCTGCACGCGACCGAGGCCGAGCAGCCGCTCGGCACGCGCATCGCTGTGGAGGCGGCGATGGCGCTCGTCGACGTCGTCCGCAGCGGCGAGACCGCCCGGCTCAAGGTCTGCTCGGCCGAGGACTGCGACAATCTCCACGTCGACCTGTCGAAGAACCGGTCGCGGCGCTACTGCGACGCCGGCTGCGGCAACCGCGCCAACGTCGCGGCCTACCGGGCGCGGCAGGCCGCGGGGGAGTGA
- a CDS encoding DMT family transporter, with the protein MSVTTTLRPPATNATAFVPSLGIALASAAAFGSSGPFAKSLLEAGWSPGAAVTARIGIAALVLLPVALVMLRGRWHLLRRNAGLLIAYGVVAVAAVQLAFFSAVQTLSVGVALLLEYLGVVLVVLWLWLRHGQRPRRWTVAGIALAVAGLVLVLDVLGGMRVDGVGVLWALGAAVGLAAYFVLSARDDTGLPPLVMATGGLVVGALALGVAGLVGVVPMTVTAADVDLAGLTLPWWVPVATLSLVAAAFAYASGVSATRPLGSKVAGFVGLTEVLFSLLFAWLLLGELPLPVQLLGGVLVVAGVVAVRYDELTAPREPDPAPSLTPEAPAPPR; encoded by the coding sequence GTGTCCGTCACCACCACCCTCCGGCCGCCGGCCACCAACGCGACGGCGTTCGTGCCGAGCCTCGGCATCGCGCTGGCGTCGGCGGCGGCGTTCGGCAGCTCCGGGCCGTTCGCCAAGTCGCTGCTGGAGGCCGGGTGGAGCCCGGGCGCGGCGGTCACCGCCCGCATCGGCATCGCGGCCCTCGTCCTGCTGCCCGTCGCCCTCGTCATGCTCCGCGGCCGCTGGCACCTGCTGCGCCGCAACGCCGGCCTGCTCATCGCGTACGGCGTCGTCGCCGTGGCCGCCGTGCAGCTCGCCTTCTTCAGCGCGGTGCAGACGCTGTCGGTCGGGGTCGCGCTCCTGCTGGAGTACCTCGGCGTCGTGCTCGTCGTCCTGTGGCTGTGGCTGCGGCACGGGCAGCGGCCGCGCCGGTGGACCGTCGCAGGCATCGCCCTCGCGGTCGCCGGGCTCGTGCTCGTCCTCGACGTGCTCGGCGGCATGCGCGTCGACGGCGTCGGCGTGCTGTGGGCGCTCGGTGCCGCCGTCGGCCTCGCGGCGTACTTCGTGCTCTCGGCCCGGGACGACACGGGGCTGCCGCCGCTCGTCATGGCCACCGGCGGGCTGGTCGTGGGCGCCCTGGCGCTCGGCGTCGCGGGCCTCGTCGGCGTCGTCCCCATGACCGTCACCGCCGCCGACGTCGACCTCGCGGGTCTCACCCTGCCGTGGTGGGTGCCGGTGGCGACCCTCAGCCTCGTCGCGGCCGCCTTCGCCTACGCCTCGGGGGTGAGCGCCACCCGACCGCTGGGCTCGAAGGTCGCGGGCTTCGTCGGCCTGACGGAGGTGCTCTTCAGCCTGCTGTTCGCGTGGCTGCTGCTCGGGGAGCTGCCGCTGCCGGTACAGCTGCTCGGCGGCGTGCTCGTCGTGGCCGGGGTCGTCGCCGTCCGCTACGACGAGCTGACGGCGCCCCGCGAGCCCGACCCGGCGCCGTCGCTCACACCGGAGGCCCCCGCTCCGCCACGCTGA